ATCTTTTCCTTCATATCCTTATTTTTATTTATAAATTTTATAATTTTATCTTTTATCACCTCAATATCTGTTAAGTAGTTGCAATATAGTATATCTTCACCCTCTATCTTTAAGATATCATTTGCTTGTCTCGTTATGTTATTTAATCTTTCATTCAATGTTTTTGTCTTTTCATTAAGGCTATCTAGCTGTTTTAAAAGAGTATCTTTTTTTGCTTTTAGCTGTAAAACTAGCTCTTCACTATAACTAACCCCTTTTGCTTTATCTCTATATTTCTTTAATTTCATAATTTCTTTATCCCAAAACTTTAAATTTTCTTCTAGATTGTTTGAGCTGCTATTTAAATAGCTATTGAGAATACTTTTTTGCTCAGCTAACTCTTTTTCGAGGGTTCTTTTTATATTTAATTTATCTTTGTAATCATCTATATTATCACAAGAATATTCAAATTTAATTTTTTCAACCTCTTCTTTAATATTATTTATTTTATTATCAGTATCTTTTATATCTTTATCTGCAGCCTTAATATACTCTATCAAGGCCTCTTTTTTGCTTGTAAGAGTGCCTATTTCATCATATTTTTGTCTATATATCTCATCAAATCTCTCAATATTTGCTCGTATGTCATCTATTTTTTTGCCGCCTAAACTGTATTTTGATAATTTTGTGTTTATATCATTAAATTTTGTCTCTAATTTTGCCTTTTCCTTTATAAGCCTAAATTTAAAAAATCCACAGGCAAAAGAGATTAACAAGAATATTATTAATAGTATTTGTATTATTAGAGAATCTTTTAATATTATACCAACAATAGAGATAGCTGAAATTATTGAAGATATAATTAAAGTATAAGTTATAAAACTATCTAACCTTTTTTTTATTGTAAAATTATTTTTTTCTTCATTATAACTTTTTATTTCAAATTTTATATTATCATCTATATCCTTCTTTTTTTCTTCTAAAATCCTCATCTCTTTACCCAAATTATCTAATATAGCAGTTGTTTCATCCAATTTTTTTTTATGATCCCTTAGTTCTTCTATTAATTTAGCTTTTGTTTCATTTAGTAAGGCTATATTTTTCTCATATTCAATCCATAACTGCATAATATTATCATTGTATATCTCCAAATTTTTAAGTTTTGCTAGTAAATA
The sequence above is a segment of the Deferribacterota bacterium genome. Coding sequences within it:
- a CDS encoding AAA family ATPase; the protein is MIIEEFSIQRYGPIKGLTIRDLQKFNLFFGLNESGKTLTIDAIVKLLTGSNKVKYFESIDRVSEKPEGYLIIKCEKSISNKNNSNIIKLPDMGSLTKHKDLTDHELRNIFIIRDSDLTITKEDEFYTNITDKLTGLNTKYISIIKEKLLNIGKLTPSGEFRDKKGEKLNSRIKNANLLLERDIKELEKYSSDNNLFDIEEKKVSKKEEHDEIEQKIKELEYARLREMYEKTKKAFERVNYLLAKLKNLEIYNDNIMQLWIEYEKNIALLNETKAKLIEELRDHKKKLDETTAILDNLGKEMRILEEKKKDIDDNIKFEIKSYNEEKNNFTIKKRLDSFITYTLIISSIISAISIVGIILKDSLIIQILLIIFLLISFACGFFKFRLIKEKAKLETKFNDINTKLSKYSLGGKKIDDIRANIERFDEIYRQKYDEIGTLTSKKEALIEYIKAADKDIKDTDNKINNIKEEVEKIKFEYSCDNIDDYKDKLNIKRTLEKELAEQKSILNSYLNSSSNNLEENLKFWDKEIMKLKKYRDKAKGVSYSEELVLQLKAKKDTLLKQLDSLNEKTKTLNERLNNITRQANDILKIEGEDILYCNYLTDIEVIKDKIIKFINKNKDMKEK